One segment of Pangasianodon hypophthalmus isolate fPanHyp1 chromosome 10, fPanHyp1.pri, whole genome shotgun sequence DNA contains the following:
- the rps6ka1 gene encoding ribosomal protein S6 kinase alpha-1 isoform X3: protein MPLAQLAEPWPKMELVQLETENGQSTAEDGVTPGVKKVCDITWVEKDFANINRKEDDVIKEINITHVVKEGAEKADPSQFELLKVLGQGSFGKVFLVRKVTPPDSNQLYAMKVLKKATLKVRDRVRTKMERNILAEVNHPFVVKLHYAFQTEGKLYLILDFLRGGDLFTRLSKEVMFTEEDVKFYLAELALGLDHLHGLGIIYRDLKPENILLDEEGHIKLTDFGLCKESIDHEKKAYSFCGTVEYMAPEVVNRQGHIHSADWWSFGVLMFEMLTGSLPFQGKDRKETMNLILKARLGMPQFLSAEAQSLLRALFKRNPTNRLGSGPDGAEEIKRHSFFSTIDWNKLFRREIKPPFKPAVARPDDTFYFDSEFTSRTPKDSPGVPPSAGAHQLFRGFSFVATALLEEEGTEEPAQPPPHPVVQQLHGKNTVFNDGYMLKEDIGMGSFSVCKRCIHKATNTEYAVKVIDKTNTDPSEEIEILLRYGQHPNIITLKDVYDNGKLVFLVTELMRGGELLDRILKQKFFSEREASAVLHTITKTVEYLHSQGVVHRDLKPSNILYVDESGNPESLRICDFGFAKQLRADNGLLMTPCYTANFVAPEVLKRQGYDEACDIWSLGVLLYTMLAGFTPFANGPEDTPEEILGRIGNGHFTLTGGNWDAVSDAAKDLVSKMLHVDPHQRLTARQVLKHPWIVQRDQLPNSQLQHQDAKLVKGAMAATYSALKSSQPTPELKPIESSFLAQRRVKKLPSTSL, encoded by the exons AAAGTGTGTGACATCACGTGGGTGGAGAAGGACTTTGCCAATATTAACAGGAAG gaagatgatgtcatcaaagaGATCAACATCACGCATGTGGTCAAGGAGGGGGCAGAGAAGGCGGACCCCTCGCAGTTCGAGCTGCTCAAGGTGCTTGGACAGGGCTCCTTCGGGAAG GTGTTTCTGGTGCGGAAGGTGACACCGCCTGACAGCAATCAGCTCTATGCCATGAAGGTTCTCAAGAAGGCCACACTTAAag TGCGTGATCGTGTCCGGACTAAAATGGAGCGAAACATCCTCGCAGAAGTCAACCACCCATTTGTAGTCAAACTGCACTATG cctTTCAGACAGAGGGGAAGCTATATTTGATTCTGGATTTTCTGCGGGGAGGTGATCTCTTCACCAGACTGTCAAAAGAG GTTATGTTCACGGAAGAAGACGTGAAGTTCTACCTGGCAGAACTGGCTCTGGGTCTGGATCATCTGCACGGCCTTGGCATCATCTACAGAGATCTAAAACCTGAAAA CATCCTGTTAGATGAAGAGGGGCACATCAAactcacag ATTTTGGGTTGTGTAAGGAATCCATAGACCATGAGAAGAAGGCCTACTCCTTCTGTGGGACGGTGGAGTACATGGCCCCCGAGGTGGTGAACAGGCAGGGCCACATCCACAGCGCCGACTGGTGGTCATTCGGGGTACTAATG tttGAAATGCTCACAGGATCTCTGCCATTCCAAGGGAAGGACCGTAAGGAAACAATGAACCTCATCCTGAA ggCACGGTTAGGGATGCCCCAGTTTCTAAGCGCTGAAGCTCAGAGTCTGCTAAGAGCACTGTTCAAGAGGAACCCCACCAACAGActag GCTCTGGGCCAGACGGTGCTGAGGAGATCAAACGTCACTCCTTCTTCTCAACCATTGACTGGAAT aaacttTTTCGTCGAGAGATCAAGCCACCATTTAAACCAGCCGTGGCTCGACCAGACGACACCTTCTACTTCGACTCGGAGTTCACCTCCCGCACCCCCAAAG ACTCCCCCGGTGTTCCCCCAAGTGCCGGAGCTCATCAGCTCTTCCGTGGCTTCAGTTTCGTGGCCACGGCGCTGCTGGAAGAGGAGGGCACAGAGGAGCCGGCTCAGCCCCCTCCCCACCCTGTGGTCCAG CAGCTGCATGGTAAGAACACTGTGTTCAACGATGGCTATATGCTAAAGGAGGATATCGGCATGGGATCTTTCTCTGTGTGCAAGCGTTGCATTCATAAAGCCACCAACACGGAATACGCAGTCAAG GTCATcgataaaacaaacacagatccTTCAGAAGAGATTGAGATTCTGTTGCGGTACGGCCAGCATCCCAACATCATCACATTGAAAGAT gtgtatgataatggAAAGTTGGTTTTCCTGGTGACGGAGCTGATGCGAGGCGGTGAGCTGCTTGATCGAATCCTCAAACAGAAATTCTTCTCTGAGAGAGAAGCCAGCGCTGTGCTGCACACCATCACCAAGACTGTGGAGTATCTGCACTCTCAGGGG GTAGTACACAGAGACCTGAAGCCCAGTAACattctgtatgttgatgaatCTGGAAATCCAGAGTCTCTGCGGATCTGTGACTTCGGTTTCGCTAAACAGCTCCGTGCAGACAACGGCCTCCTGATGACTCCCTGCTACACGGCTAACTTTGTCGCTCCTGAG gTGTTGAAGAGGCAGGGTTATGATGAGGCGTGTGACATTTGGAGCTTGGGAGTGTTGCTGTACACCATGTTAGCAGG tTTCACTCCTTTTGCTAATGGTCCAGAGGACACGCCAGAGGAGATCCTGGGCAGGATAGGAAACGGACATTTCACGCTGACGGGGGGCAACTGGGACGCGGTGTCTGACGCAGCCAAG gATCTGGTGTCTAAGATGCTGCATGTGGACCCACATCAGAGACTAACAGCAAGGCAGGTGCTCAAACACCCATGGATTGTGCAGAGAGATCAGCTACCCAACAGCCAGCTGCAGCACCAGGATGCCAAGCTCGTCAAG gggGCAATGGCTGCCACCTACTCAGCCCTGAAGAGTTCCCAGCCAACCCCTGAACTCAAACCCATTGAGTCCTCATTTCTCGCCCAGAGACGTGTGAAAAAGCTACCCTCCACCTCTCTGTAG
- the rps6ka1 gene encoding ribosomal protein S6 kinase alpha-1 isoform X1: MEGEKEKRKFRVRQLLTLYLFKRHQNKALAKVSNSACPRTETSSIKSSTASSTASAREQWTEDDVIKEINITHVVKEGAEKADPSQFELLKVLGQGSFGKVFLVRKVTPPDSNQLYAMKVLKKATLKVRDRVRTKMERNILAEVNHPFVVKLHYAFQTEGKLYLILDFLRGGDLFTRLSKEVMFTEEDVKFYLAELALGLDHLHGLGIIYRDLKPENILLDEEGHIKLTDFGLCKESIDHEKKAYSFCGTVEYMAPEVVNRQGHIHSADWWSFGVLMFEMLTGSLPFQGKDRKETMNLILKARLGMPQFLSAEAQSLLRALFKRNPTNRLGSGPDGAEEIKRHSFFSTIDWNKLFRREIKPPFKPAVARPDDTFYFDSEFTSRTPKDSPGVPPSAGAHQLFRGFSFVATALLEEEGTEEPAQPPPHPVVQQLHGKNTVFNDGYMLKEDIGMGSFSVCKRCIHKATNTEYAVKVIDKTNTDPSEEIEILLRYGQHPNIITLKDVYDNGKLVFLVTELMRGGELLDRILKQKFFSEREASAVLHTITKTVEYLHSQGVVHRDLKPSNILYVDESGNPESLRICDFGFAKQLRADNGLLMTPCYTANFVAPEVLKRQGYDEACDIWSLGVLLYTMLAGFTPFANGPEDTPEEILGRIGNGHFTLTGGNWDAVSDAAKDLVSKMLHVDPHQRLTARQVLKHPWIVQRDQLPNSQLQHQDAKLVKGAMAATYSALKSSQPTPELKPIESSFLAQRRVKKLPSTSL, from the exons atggagggagaaaaagagaaaaggaagttCAGAGTGAGGCAGCTACTGACTCTCTACCTGTTCAAAAGGCATCAGAATAAAGCACTAGCGAAGGTCTCAAACAGCGCTTGTCCAAGAACTGAAACTAGCAGCATCAAAAGCTCGACAGCGTCAAGCACAGCATCTGCAAGGGAACAGTGGACG gaagatgatgtcatcaaagaGATCAACATCACGCATGTGGTCAAGGAGGGGGCAGAGAAGGCGGACCCCTCGCAGTTCGAGCTGCTCAAGGTGCTTGGACAGGGCTCCTTCGGGAAG GTGTTTCTGGTGCGGAAGGTGACACCGCCTGACAGCAATCAGCTCTATGCCATGAAGGTTCTCAAGAAGGCCACACTTAAag TGCGTGATCGTGTCCGGACTAAAATGGAGCGAAACATCCTCGCAGAAGTCAACCACCCATTTGTAGTCAAACTGCACTATG cctTTCAGACAGAGGGGAAGCTATATTTGATTCTGGATTTTCTGCGGGGAGGTGATCTCTTCACCAGACTGTCAAAAGAG GTTATGTTCACGGAAGAAGACGTGAAGTTCTACCTGGCAGAACTGGCTCTGGGTCTGGATCATCTGCACGGCCTTGGCATCATCTACAGAGATCTAAAACCTGAAAA CATCCTGTTAGATGAAGAGGGGCACATCAAactcacag ATTTTGGGTTGTGTAAGGAATCCATAGACCATGAGAAGAAGGCCTACTCCTTCTGTGGGACGGTGGAGTACATGGCCCCCGAGGTGGTGAACAGGCAGGGCCACATCCACAGCGCCGACTGGTGGTCATTCGGGGTACTAATG tttGAAATGCTCACAGGATCTCTGCCATTCCAAGGGAAGGACCGTAAGGAAACAATGAACCTCATCCTGAA ggCACGGTTAGGGATGCCCCAGTTTCTAAGCGCTGAAGCTCAGAGTCTGCTAAGAGCACTGTTCAAGAGGAACCCCACCAACAGActag GCTCTGGGCCAGACGGTGCTGAGGAGATCAAACGTCACTCCTTCTTCTCAACCATTGACTGGAAT aaacttTTTCGTCGAGAGATCAAGCCACCATTTAAACCAGCCGTGGCTCGACCAGACGACACCTTCTACTTCGACTCGGAGTTCACCTCCCGCACCCCCAAAG ACTCCCCCGGTGTTCCCCCAAGTGCCGGAGCTCATCAGCTCTTCCGTGGCTTCAGTTTCGTGGCCACGGCGCTGCTGGAAGAGGAGGGCACAGAGGAGCCGGCTCAGCCCCCTCCCCACCCTGTGGTCCAG CAGCTGCATGGTAAGAACACTGTGTTCAACGATGGCTATATGCTAAAGGAGGATATCGGCATGGGATCTTTCTCTGTGTGCAAGCGTTGCATTCATAAAGCCACCAACACGGAATACGCAGTCAAG GTCATcgataaaacaaacacagatccTTCAGAAGAGATTGAGATTCTGTTGCGGTACGGCCAGCATCCCAACATCATCACATTGAAAGAT gtgtatgataatggAAAGTTGGTTTTCCTGGTGACGGAGCTGATGCGAGGCGGTGAGCTGCTTGATCGAATCCTCAAACAGAAATTCTTCTCTGAGAGAGAAGCCAGCGCTGTGCTGCACACCATCACCAAGACTGTGGAGTATCTGCACTCTCAGGGG GTAGTACACAGAGACCTGAAGCCCAGTAACattctgtatgttgatgaatCTGGAAATCCAGAGTCTCTGCGGATCTGTGACTTCGGTTTCGCTAAACAGCTCCGTGCAGACAACGGCCTCCTGATGACTCCCTGCTACACGGCTAACTTTGTCGCTCCTGAG gTGTTGAAGAGGCAGGGTTATGATGAGGCGTGTGACATTTGGAGCTTGGGAGTGTTGCTGTACACCATGTTAGCAGG tTTCACTCCTTTTGCTAATGGTCCAGAGGACACGCCAGAGGAGATCCTGGGCAGGATAGGAAACGGACATTTCACGCTGACGGGGGGCAACTGGGACGCGGTGTCTGACGCAGCCAAG gATCTGGTGTCTAAGATGCTGCATGTGGACCCACATCAGAGACTAACAGCAAGGCAGGTGCTCAAACACCCATGGATTGTGCAGAGAGATCAGCTACCCAACAGCCAGCTGCAGCACCAGGATGCCAAGCTCGTCAAG gggGCAATGGCTGCCACCTACTCAGCCCTGAAGAGTTCCCAGCCAACCCCTGAACTCAAACCCATTGAGTCCTCATTTCTCGCCCAGAGACGTGTGAAAAAGCTACCCTCCACCTCTCTGTAG
- the rps6ka1 gene encoding ribosomal protein S6 kinase alpha-1 isoform X5: MEGEKEKRKFRVRQLLTLYLFKRHQNKALAKVSNSACPRTETSSIKSSTASSTASAREQWTEDDVIKEINITHVVKEGAEKADPSQFELLKVLGQGSFGKVFLVRKVTPPDSNQLYAMKVLKKATLKVRDRVRTKMERNILAEVNHPFVVKLHYAFQTEGKLYLILDFLRGGDLFTRLSKEVMFTEEDVKFYLAELALGLDHLHGLGIIYRDLKPENILLDEEGHIKLTDFGLCKESIDHEKKAYSFCGTVEYMAPEVVNRQGHIHSADWWSFGVLMFEMLTGSLPFQGKDRKETMNLILKARLGMPQFLSAEAQSLLRALFKRNPTNRLGSGPDGAEEIKRHSFFSTIDWNKLFRREIKPPFKPAVARPDDTFYFDSEFTSRTPKDSPGVPPSAGAHQLFRGFSFVATALLEEEGTEEPAQPPPHPVVQQLHGKNTVFNDGYMLKEDIGMGSFSVCKRCIHKATNTEYAVKVIDKTNTDPSEEIEILLRYGQHPNIITLKDVYDNGKLVFLVTELMRGGELLDRILKQKFFSEREASAVLHTITKTVEYLHSQGVVHRDLKPSNILYVDESGNPESLRICDFGFAKQLRADNGLLMTPCYTANFVAPEVLKRQGYDEACDIWSLGVLLYTMLAGFTPFANGPEDTPEEILGRIGNGHFTLTGGNWDAVSDAAKDLVSKMLRVCFKHKLCVGSGV, translated from the exons atggagggagaaaaagagaaaaggaagttCAGAGTGAGGCAGCTACTGACTCTCTACCTGTTCAAAAGGCATCAGAATAAAGCACTAGCGAAGGTCTCAAACAGCGCTTGTCCAAGAACTGAAACTAGCAGCATCAAAAGCTCGACAGCGTCAAGCACAGCATCTGCAAGGGAACAGTGGACG gaagatgatgtcatcaaagaGATCAACATCACGCATGTGGTCAAGGAGGGGGCAGAGAAGGCGGACCCCTCGCAGTTCGAGCTGCTCAAGGTGCTTGGACAGGGCTCCTTCGGGAAG GTGTTTCTGGTGCGGAAGGTGACACCGCCTGACAGCAATCAGCTCTATGCCATGAAGGTTCTCAAGAAGGCCACACTTAAag TGCGTGATCGTGTCCGGACTAAAATGGAGCGAAACATCCTCGCAGAAGTCAACCACCCATTTGTAGTCAAACTGCACTATG cctTTCAGACAGAGGGGAAGCTATATTTGATTCTGGATTTTCTGCGGGGAGGTGATCTCTTCACCAGACTGTCAAAAGAG GTTATGTTCACGGAAGAAGACGTGAAGTTCTACCTGGCAGAACTGGCTCTGGGTCTGGATCATCTGCACGGCCTTGGCATCATCTACAGAGATCTAAAACCTGAAAA CATCCTGTTAGATGAAGAGGGGCACATCAAactcacag ATTTTGGGTTGTGTAAGGAATCCATAGACCATGAGAAGAAGGCCTACTCCTTCTGTGGGACGGTGGAGTACATGGCCCCCGAGGTGGTGAACAGGCAGGGCCACATCCACAGCGCCGACTGGTGGTCATTCGGGGTACTAATG tttGAAATGCTCACAGGATCTCTGCCATTCCAAGGGAAGGACCGTAAGGAAACAATGAACCTCATCCTGAA ggCACGGTTAGGGATGCCCCAGTTTCTAAGCGCTGAAGCTCAGAGTCTGCTAAGAGCACTGTTCAAGAGGAACCCCACCAACAGActag GCTCTGGGCCAGACGGTGCTGAGGAGATCAAACGTCACTCCTTCTTCTCAACCATTGACTGGAAT aaacttTTTCGTCGAGAGATCAAGCCACCATTTAAACCAGCCGTGGCTCGACCAGACGACACCTTCTACTTCGACTCGGAGTTCACCTCCCGCACCCCCAAAG ACTCCCCCGGTGTTCCCCCAAGTGCCGGAGCTCATCAGCTCTTCCGTGGCTTCAGTTTCGTGGCCACGGCGCTGCTGGAAGAGGAGGGCACAGAGGAGCCGGCTCAGCCCCCTCCCCACCCTGTGGTCCAG CAGCTGCATGGTAAGAACACTGTGTTCAACGATGGCTATATGCTAAAGGAGGATATCGGCATGGGATCTTTCTCTGTGTGCAAGCGTTGCATTCATAAAGCCACCAACACGGAATACGCAGTCAAG GTCATcgataaaacaaacacagatccTTCAGAAGAGATTGAGATTCTGTTGCGGTACGGCCAGCATCCCAACATCATCACATTGAAAGAT gtgtatgataatggAAAGTTGGTTTTCCTGGTGACGGAGCTGATGCGAGGCGGTGAGCTGCTTGATCGAATCCTCAAACAGAAATTCTTCTCTGAGAGAGAAGCCAGCGCTGTGCTGCACACCATCACCAAGACTGTGGAGTATCTGCACTCTCAGGGG GTAGTACACAGAGACCTGAAGCCCAGTAACattctgtatgttgatgaatCTGGAAATCCAGAGTCTCTGCGGATCTGTGACTTCGGTTTCGCTAAACAGCTCCGTGCAGACAACGGCCTCCTGATGACTCCCTGCTACACGGCTAACTTTGTCGCTCCTGAG gTGTTGAAGAGGCAGGGTTATGATGAGGCGTGTGACATTTGGAGCTTGGGAGTGTTGCTGTACACCATGTTAGCAGG tTTCACTCCTTTTGCTAATGGTCCAGAGGACACGCCAGAGGAGATCCTGGGCAGGATAGGAAACGGACATTTCACGCTGACGGGGGGCAACTGGGACGCGGTGTCTGACGCAGCCAAG GATCTGGTGTCTAAGATGCTGCGTGTctgctttaaacacaaactGTGTGTAGGATCTGGTGTCTAA
- the rps6ka1 gene encoding ribosomal protein S6 kinase alpha-1 isoform X2, with protein MEGEKEKRKFRVRQLLTLYLFKRHQNKALAKVSNSACPRTETSSIKSSTASSTASAREQWTEDDVIKEINITHVVKEGAEKADPSQFELLKVLGQGSFGKVFLVRKVTPPDSNQLYAMKVLKKATLKVRDRVRTKMERNILAEVNHPFVVKLHYAFQTEGKLYLILDFLRGGDLFTRLSKEVMFTEEDVKFYLAELALGLDHLHGLGIIYRDLKPENILLDEEGHIKLTDFGLCKESIDHEKKAYSFCGTVEYMAPEVVNRQGHIHSADWWSFGVLMFEMLTGSLPFQGKDRKETMNLILKARLGMPQFLSAEAQSLLRALFKRNPTNRLGSGPDGAEEIKRHSFFSTIDWNKLFRREIKPPFKPAVARPDDTFYFDSEFTSRTPKDSPGVPPSAGAHQLFRGFSFVATALLEEEGTEEPAQPPPHPVVQLHGKNTVFNDGYMLKEDIGMGSFSVCKRCIHKATNTEYAVKVIDKTNTDPSEEIEILLRYGQHPNIITLKDVYDNGKLVFLVTELMRGGELLDRILKQKFFSEREASAVLHTITKTVEYLHSQGVVHRDLKPSNILYVDESGNPESLRICDFGFAKQLRADNGLLMTPCYTANFVAPEVLKRQGYDEACDIWSLGVLLYTMLAGFTPFANGPEDTPEEILGRIGNGHFTLTGGNWDAVSDAAKDLVSKMLHVDPHQRLTARQVLKHPWIVQRDQLPNSQLQHQDAKLVKGAMAATYSALKSSQPTPELKPIESSFLAQRRVKKLPSTSL; from the exons atggagggagaaaaagagaaaaggaagttCAGAGTGAGGCAGCTACTGACTCTCTACCTGTTCAAAAGGCATCAGAATAAAGCACTAGCGAAGGTCTCAAACAGCGCTTGTCCAAGAACTGAAACTAGCAGCATCAAAAGCTCGACAGCGTCAAGCACAGCATCTGCAAGGGAACAGTGGACG gaagatgatgtcatcaaagaGATCAACATCACGCATGTGGTCAAGGAGGGGGCAGAGAAGGCGGACCCCTCGCAGTTCGAGCTGCTCAAGGTGCTTGGACAGGGCTCCTTCGGGAAG GTGTTTCTGGTGCGGAAGGTGACACCGCCTGACAGCAATCAGCTCTATGCCATGAAGGTTCTCAAGAAGGCCACACTTAAag TGCGTGATCGTGTCCGGACTAAAATGGAGCGAAACATCCTCGCAGAAGTCAACCACCCATTTGTAGTCAAACTGCACTATG cctTTCAGACAGAGGGGAAGCTATATTTGATTCTGGATTTTCTGCGGGGAGGTGATCTCTTCACCAGACTGTCAAAAGAG GTTATGTTCACGGAAGAAGACGTGAAGTTCTACCTGGCAGAACTGGCTCTGGGTCTGGATCATCTGCACGGCCTTGGCATCATCTACAGAGATCTAAAACCTGAAAA CATCCTGTTAGATGAAGAGGGGCACATCAAactcacag ATTTTGGGTTGTGTAAGGAATCCATAGACCATGAGAAGAAGGCCTACTCCTTCTGTGGGACGGTGGAGTACATGGCCCCCGAGGTGGTGAACAGGCAGGGCCACATCCACAGCGCCGACTGGTGGTCATTCGGGGTACTAATG tttGAAATGCTCACAGGATCTCTGCCATTCCAAGGGAAGGACCGTAAGGAAACAATGAACCTCATCCTGAA ggCACGGTTAGGGATGCCCCAGTTTCTAAGCGCTGAAGCTCAGAGTCTGCTAAGAGCACTGTTCAAGAGGAACCCCACCAACAGActag GCTCTGGGCCAGACGGTGCTGAGGAGATCAAACGTCACTCCTTCTTCTCAACCATTGACTGGAAT aaacttTTTCGTCGAGAGATCAAGCCACCATTTAAACCAGCCGTGGCTCGACCAGACGACACCTTCTACTTCGACTCGGAGTTCACCTCCCGCACCCCCAAAG ACTCCCCCGGTGTTCCCCCAAGTGCCGGAGCTCATCAGCTCTTCCGTGGCTTCAGTTTCGTGGCCACGGCGCTGCTGGAAGAGGAGGGCACAGAGGAGCCGGCTCAGCCCCCTCCCCACCCTGTGGTCCAG CTGCATGGTAAGAACACTGTGTTCAACGATGGCTATATGCTAAAGGAGGATATCGGCATGGGATCTTTCTCTGTGTGCAAGCGTTGCATTCATAAAGCCACCAACACGGAATACGCAGTCAAG GTCATcgataaaacaaacacagatccTTCAGAAGAGATTGAGATTCTGTTGCGGTACGGCCAGCATCCCAACATCATCACATTGAAAGAT gtgtatgataatggAAAGTTGGTTTTCCTGGTGACGGAGCTGATGCGAGGCGGTGAGCTGCTTGATCGAATCCTCAAACAGAAATTCTTCTCTGAGAGAGAAGCCAGCGCTGTGCTGCACACCATCACCAAGACTGTGGAGTATCTGCACTCTCAGGGG GTAGTACACAGAGACCTGAAGCCCAGTAACattctgtatgttgatgaatCTGGAAATCCAGAGTCTCTGCGGATCTGTGACTTCGGTTTCGCTAAACAGCTCCGTGCAGACAACGGCCTCCTGATGACTCCCTGCTACACGGCTAACTTTGTCGCTCCTGAG gTGTTGAAGAGGCAGGGTTATGATGAGGCGTGTGACATTTGGAGCTTGGGAGTGTTGCTGTACACCATGTTAGCAGG tTTCACTCCTTTTGCTAATGGTCCAGAGGACACGCCAGAGGAGATCCTGGGCAGGATAGGAAACGGACATTTCACGCTGACGGGGGGCAACTGGGACGCGGTGTCTGACGCAGCCAAG gATCTGGTGTCTAAGATGCTGCATGTGGACCCACATCAGAGACTAACAGCAAGGCAGGTGCTCAAACACCCATGGATTGTGCAGAGAGATCAGCTACCCAACAGCCAGCTGCAGCACCAGGATGCCAAGCTCGTCAAG gggGCAATGGCTGCCACCTACTCAGCCCTGAAGAGTTCCCAGCCAACCCCTGAACTCAAACCCATTGAGTCCTCATTTCTCGCCCAGAGACGTGTGAAAAAGCTACCCTCCACCTCTCTGTAG
- the rps6ka1 gene encoding ribosomal protein S6 kinase alpha-1 isoform X4 encodes MPLAQLAEPWPKMELVQLETENGQSTAEDGVTPGVKEDDVIKEINITHVVKEGAEKADPSQFELLKVLGQGSFGKVFLVRKVTPPDSNQLYAMKVLKKATLKVRDRVRTKMERNILAEVNHPFVVKLHYAFQTEGKLYLILDFLRGGDLFTRLSKEVMFTEEDVKFYLAELALGLDHLHGLGIIYRDLKPENILLDEEGHIKLTDFGLCKESIDHEKKAYSFCGTVEYMAPEVVNRQGHIHSADWWSFGVLMFEMLTGSLPFQGKDRKETMNLILKARLGMPQFLSAEAQSLLRALFKRNPTNRLGSGPDGAEEIKRHSFFSTIDWNKLFRREIKPPFKPAVARPDDTFYFDSEFTSRTPKDSPGVPPSAGAHQLFRGFSFVATALLEEEGTEEPAQPPPHPVVQQLHGKNTVFNDGYMLKEDIGMGSFSVCKRCIHKATNTEYAVKVIDKTNTDPSEEIEILLRYGQHPNIITLKDVYDNGKLVFLVTELMRGGELLDRILKQKFFSEREASAVLHTITKTVEYLHSQGVVHRDLKPSNILYVDESGNPESLRICDFGFAKQLRADNGLLMTPCYTANFVAPEVLKRQGYDEACDIWSLGVLLYTMLAGFTPFANGPEDTPEEILGRIGNGHFTLTGGNWDAVSDAAKDLVSKMLHVDPHQRLTARQVLKHPWIVQRDQLPNSQLQHQDAKLVKGAMAATYSALKSSQPTPELKPIESSFLAQRRVKKLPSTSL; translated from the exons gaagatgatgtcatcaaagaGATCAACATCACGCATGTGGTCAAGGAGGGGGCAGAGAAGGCGGACCCCTCGCAGTTCGAGCTGCTCAAGGTGCTTGGACAGGGCTCCTTCGGGAAG GTGTTTCTGGTGCGGAAGGTGACACCGCCTGACAGCAATCAGCTCTATGCCATGAAGGTTCTCAAGAAGGCCACACTTAAag TGCGTGATCGTGTCCGGACTAAAATGGAGCGAAACATCCTCGCAGAAGTCAACCACCCATTTGTAGTCAAACTGCACTATG cctTTCAGACAGAGGGGAAGCTATATTTGATTCTGGATTTTCTGCGGGGAGGTGATCTCTTCACCAGACTGTCAAAAGAG GTTATGTTCACGGAAGAAGACGTGAAGTTCTACCTGGCAGAACTGGCTCTGGGTCTGGATCATCTGCACGGCCTTGGCATCATCTACAGAGATCTAAAACCTGAAAA CATCCTGTTAGATGAAGAGGGGCACATCAAactcacag ATTTTGGGTTGTGTAAGGAATCCATAGACCATGAGAAGAAGGCCTACTCCTTCTGTGGGACGGTGGAGTACATGGCCCCCGAGGTGGTGAACAGGCAGGGCCACATCCACAGCGCCGACTGGTGGTCATTCGGGGTACTAATG tttGAAATGCTCACAGGATCTCTGCCATTCCAAGGGAAGGACCGTAAGGAAACAATGAACCTCATCCTGAA ggCACGGTTAGGGATGCCCCAGTTTCTAAGCGCTGAAGCTCAGAGTCTGCTAAGAGCACTGTTCAAGAGGAACCCCACCAACAGActag GCTCTGGGCCAGACGGTGCTGAGGAGATCAAACGTCACTCCTTCTTCTCAACCATTGACTGGAAT aaacttTTTCGTCGAGAGATCAAGCCACCATTTAAACCAGCCGTGGCTCGACCAGACGACACCTTCTACTTCGACTCGGAGTTCACCTCCCGCACCCCCAAAG ACTCCCCCGGTGTTCCCCCAAGTGCCGGAGCTCATCAGCTCTTCCGTGGCTTCAGTTTCGTGGCCACGGCGCTGCTGGAAGAGGAGGGCACAGAGGAGCCGGCTCAGCCCCCTCCCCACCCTGTGGTCCAG CAGCTGCATGGTAAGAACACTGTGTTCAACGATGGCTATATGCTAAAGGAGGATATCGGCATGGGATCTTTCTCTGTGTGCAAGCGTTGCATTCATAAAGCCACCAACACGGAATACGCAGTCAAG GTCATcgataaaacaaacacagatccTTCAGAAGAGATTGAGATTCTGTTGCGGTACGGCCAGCATCCCAACATCATCACATTGAAAGAT gtgtatgataatggAAAGTTGGTTTTCCTGGTGACGGAGCTGATGCGAGGCGGTGAGCTGCTTGATCGAATCCTCAAACAGAAATTCTTCTCTGAGAGAGAAGCCAGCGCTGTGCTGCACACCATCACCAAGACTGTGGAGTATCTGCACTCTCAGGGG GTAGTACACAGAGACCTGAAGCCCAGTAACattctgtatgttgatgaatCTGGAAATCCAGAGTCTCTGCGGATCTGTGACTTCGGTTTCGCTAAACAGCTCCGTGCAGACAACGGCCTCCTGATGACTCCCTGCTACACGGCTAACTTTGTCGCTCCTGAG gTGTTGAAGAGGCAGGGTTATGATGAGGCGTGTGACATTTGGAGCTTGGGAGTGTTGCTGTACACCATGTTAGCAGG tTTCACTCCTTTTGCTAATGGTCCAGAGGACACGCCAGAGGAGATCCTGGGCAGGATAGGAAACGGACATTTCACGCTGACGGGGGGCAACTGGGACGCGGTGTCTGACGCAGCCAAG gATCTGGTGTCTAAGATGCTGCATGTGGACCCACATCAGAGACTAACAGCAAGGCAGGTGCTCAAACACCCATGGATTGTGCAGAGAGATCAGCTACCCAACAGCCAGCTGCAGCACCAGGATGCCAAGCTCGTCAAG gggGCAATGGCTGCCACCTACTCAGCCCTGAAGAGTTCCCAGCCAACCCCTGAACTCAAACCCATTGAGTCCTCATTTCTCGCCCAGAGACGTGTGAAAAAGCTACCCTCCACCTCTCTGTAG